The sequence ATGGTCTGCTAAAGGATGTGCTCACGAACTGGCAAAGGTACAGGCAGGGGCTGCCAGTTCTCATCTCGGTGACCTCCCAGACCACTGGTCCAGCCTGCAGCCTGGATGCCTGTCCCCGTTTCAGCCATTTTCTAGCTTAATTTCACCATATCACCAGCCCAAGGCGAGaagagggaaaagggagggggaaaaaaaaaaacaaaaccaaccaaacaacaacaaaccaaaccccatgTATTTCCAGGTGATAAGTAACTGGAAAAGCCAATTTCTCTGCCCGGACGGGAGGGAAAACGAGCCCAGCAACACCATCAACTCCTGAGTACTTTACCTGGAAACTTTGGAGGAGGGCTCTGCATTAAAATTTAACCGATCTATTCTCTAATTCTTCACTTTTGCGTTATTAATTTATGACAGATAAAAGCATAGCTGAGCCTTTCTCATTAACTTTTCAAACGCCACTTAATATTGTTCCATTAAAAGAGGTGACTTAGTAGCCTCTGGATCGACTTTAAAAGCGAGAGGGATGAAGACGGAAAAGATACATTAAACAGCTTGCTTAAAACTCGTACTTCCCCACCAAGAGTTCAAACGACACCATCCCGACTGGTTCGTACTAGCTCCTTCCAGGAGAAATATCTTAATAttgggaaggggatgggggatggaggagaaaggcagaggagggaTATATATCTTTCAACCCCTCCATCCTCCCAGGCACTTCCAGGAGGGTTGGGGTGAAGGCATTTCACAGTACGCCCAAGACATTTCAATAAAAATTTATTGAAACTTCAGTgacttttaaaagggaaaaaaaaaaattacagaaaaaaaaatagcaagaactTCTCAACATTTATATAACACAAAATATaccttcatatttttttttctttgaaccaGCTCTGAGCACCTGACTTTCAAGCCAAGAAAATATGCACTCACTCAAACAAAGACAACAATAAGCACAGTAGTAAAACTCCATCGTGGGGTTGTTTTTTGACACAccaaggaaaaaggggaaaataatacAAAGTAAAGAAAATCCTAGaatcttcatctttttttctctcaagccACTGCAGAAGCCTGTTGTCGTGTACTAACTTaggtaatttttttgttgttgacatTTTATATGGAAAGTAGCGCTTTGAACACTGAAGAAGTCGAGGATTAAAAGCTACCATGgcacattgctttttctttttctctcttttattttttttaaaggtctttgattaattttgtttctttctgctttgcctTTTGCGTTCGGCTCCTTTACAAAAGGACGAGGTCAGGTTTTCCGGGGTGAACTCCGATTTAAATGTGAGCCCTCAGAAATGGGGGGAtttctgctccgggtcggggtgtATGTTTAAGGAAATTACGAACTTGAAATGAAAAcgactaaaaataaaaacagaaaaaaaaaaaaaaaagacagctgcaGTCGTATTTACAGAGATATGTACAATGTCAAtaaattaaagtttaattttgaGTATTCATATTCCACGTATTTACAAGAGTTATCAAATAATTACATAAATACTTTGTTTTAATAATAGTGTCCGCTCTTTTCTTCTCAGTATGTTTAAACCTTGTTATTGCATATACAATTAAAGAGGGAAAGCTGTGATAAACCTACAGTCAAGCTACAGAGGTTTTTAgataaaataaattcactttttttttttttttttaatttccaactACACTTCTTATTGTGGTTGCTACAGGGAGGATGTTTAAGGTAGAGGGACGAgggtcttatttttttttattattattaataataatttttccctGGGATTTGAAACgagcattaaaaataaacaacaaaaccccaccgaaataaaaaaaacaacccaccccccctcaaaaaaagcagACTACTATGGAACATGCAAAAAAAGCCACCGACTGGCTCTCAGACATCACAATAGTATTTTAAACACACAGCTTCCCTTAATATTGACTAAGGGGGTTGTCGTTAACAACCCGCCCAGGAAACAACTGTTGAAGAATCGATATGCAAGTTACTTACacacttttctttcagaaaggaaaaatcacGTCTcttacttaatttttattcatatgtttgtttgatgatttttttgttttatttttgcttttagttttttttttttctcttttttctgggttttttggtgatttgggtttgtttggtttggttttttttacagatttaaaaaaaaaaaaaaaaaaagaaagaaaggaggatgCCACAACCCTGCCAGTGATCCGGCCGGGCCAGCCCACTCCCTGTGAGCAGCCTCCGACCCAGCTCTCCCCCCTCGGCTCCACTCCCCCATCCCCAACCCTCTCCCTACCCTCACCCCCCTGCTTCACCAGACACCTTTTTGTTGATAAGCGCGCACACGACGCCAGgggattttatatttaaaaaaatagaaaaggggagaaaaaacaaaataaaggaggGGGGGTGAAAACAAACAACTCGCGGGTGGAGGATGTGGTTTCTTTCAAACAAAGTGCACTGCGAGACTGATTTGAAATGAGCTCCCGGAGGCCGGGGGGGTTACGGGGAGCCGCTGCGGGATCTGTCCTGCTTGGGGTCGAGCCCGCTGACCAGGCGCTGGATGTTTTGCAGTTCGCTGGTGGCCGCCTCCTTGTCTGCGCCCAGTTTGGGGGACAGGGAGACTGAGCCGGAGGAGAGGGTGGACGAGCGGCTGGTGAGGTCCGAGGCGGAGTCCAGGGGCACGGAGCCGGGGCTGGTGGTCAGCCCCCCAGCTTTGCCCTCGCCGGAGCCGGCGGCCAGGCCGGGCAGGGCGGTGGTGAGGAGGCTGCTGCCGTCGGGCAGCGGGACGGGCAGCGGGTAGGGGCTGTAGCGGAGCCGCGGCCGCACGGCGTTGAGGAAGGGGTGTCGGTGCACCGAGCTGGAGGCGGcgctggaggcggcggccgccgccgccatgtaGGTGTAGGGGTAGGGGAAGAGGCTGCCGAAAGGAGACATGGCCAGGCCctgcgggaggggaggggaggggagagaaaggcaAGGGTTATCGCTCTGCAcatccccccgccccgggggatGCTCCACGGCACCCCCACGCCAGcacccctccccacacacaccagTGGGAGCGCTGACAGCGGCCGACAGCCCACGGGAGGGGATGAAGAGCCGtcctcccggggccggggccaAAACCACCCGCCTCGCCCTCTCCCCGAGGCAGACCCTGCCGAGGCTCAGCCCTGCACGGCCCCCAACCCGCCGGCCCCCCTCCCGCTGGGAGGGTCGTGGCCCAACGGGGGCGAAATGAGATAAGGGCCGTggtgtctctcccccaccctcctcctttctttctcgGGGGCAAACGCTGTGTCCCCGCAGGTACagccgccgcccctcgccccccccccccgcagggcagccccaggcatctcTCCGTCCCCCACCGCGACGGCGGCTCCCTCCGCAGGCTGGGACGCGCCCCGCaccgcggggctgccccgggggggccgccaagccccgcggcgggggagggggtCAGAGGCCTGGCCCCGGCACAGAGTCCCAGGGAGCATAGCGAGGGGGATGGAAGAGCTCCGGGAGTTCAAGCTGGGCCACCCCCCtccaacccccccgccccggggcttTCCTGCCCCTGCCTTTCCCCCAAGCCCAGTGCTTGAGCATgcagagagagttggggggggggggggggcgggacacCCACAGCGGGGAAGCTAAAGGGGgtgccctgctgctcccccccttccccagggccAGGGCCCCCCAGTTCCAgaggggcagcgggggggtgCGGTACCTGTGACGCCAGGACGTGCTGCTGCAGATGGAAAGGCAGAGCAGCCGCCGACGCTCCCGAGAGTCCCTGGGCCGCCGCCGTGGCCATGACCGTGTTGTCCAGTCCTGAGACCCCGGCGGATGCCCCGGAGACGGTGGCGAGCAGTGGCCCCATACCCGCGGCCATGCCGGAGAAGGCCCCCCCCATGGCGAACTGCCCGGGGTGCAGCAGCAGCGGGTGCCCGTTCCCCAGCGGGTTGAAGAACTGCTGGCCGGCCAGGGCCGGGGGGAAGCCGAGGTTTTGCAAGTGTCCCTGGCTCAGGTGGGCTGTGTTGTCGGTCTGGACCGTGAGGGGGGCGAAGGGCTCTTTACCCAGCAGCCGGTTCTCATCTACTTTGGGGCCATCCCTAAGGGGGCTTTTCAGTTCCTCGCCGCTCAGGCTTCCCCCCCGGGTGCTGGAAGAGATAGTAGCCGGGCTGTGCCGAGAGTCCGGAGGGGCTTTCTCCGTCCTCTCTCGGCTCCGACTCCCTGCCGAGTCACCGGGGAAAAAGTGGCTTTTGGAGGGGCTGCCCCCCTTCTCCCGGGGGTCGTCTCCCGCGGCCGCGGCGGAGCTGGCCGGCGCTGGGGTGGTGGCGGTGGTCGTGCTGATTTTGCCCGCCTCGCTGGCTTCTAGCAAGGGGTCGTCTTTGCTGTCTGCATCGCTGTCTCCCTCGCTAGGGCAGAGATCTGCAAGACAAAGGGAGCCCGGCGCTGGGATCCGGCACTGCCCGTCCCTAACTCCCCGTCGGGCTGGGAGAGGGGGTAGAGGCTCTTCCTGCCCCACCAGAGATTTAAGTgtaaatacttccttttttttattattatataaataaattcACCACCTCGCCCCCCGGCTCCCACTGCCTGCCCCATCCAAGCCGACCCGAATTTTACACAGCGCAGCAAAAACGGCTGCAAAACAAAGCGGTGGCCCCGAGGAGGGGCTGCGGCACCcaccggggacccccccggctgcGGGGTCAGAGAGCCTTGGGGATGCGCCTCCTAAGAACTTTTCCAAAGTTTTCAGCTCTTTCAGTGGGCAAATtttgaacacacacacacacactcacgcaccCGCCTCCATCACCCCCTGGacacccccactgccccccaccccaaactCATGCACGGCTTCGCTGGATTCCTCTGCACTTCATCTCCTAATTTCAGCGCCTCAGGTGCGaagctctgctttgcttttcgGGTCCCCTCCCAGCTACTCTCCTCTCAGCTCGGCAGGACTTTAAACAAACGagtaaagcaacaacaaaaaagaggtTGTTTCCTCCCCCCCGCACCCTGCACCCCCCGCCCCTGGATGGATTAATACATGTGAGAGAGCTGCAGACAGCTCCCAACCCCGCACGGAGAGAAACCGAGGGTGACTTTTCTATAACAAAGTTCGGGACTGTATCCAGGGGAAAGATCCTTCCTCTAATAACAGATTCAGAGAGGAATATTAATGGAGTGACTCCAGTTTTGAACTTTTGCCCCGTGGTCTGTCTTTGCTCCCTTGACTCGGAGCTGGCTCCTTTCTGAACCAAGGAGGGGAGGAATTAACGTGcagcagggggagagggaggctggggggagagggaggagagaaagagagtgaaagtggggagggaagagaaagaggatgagagagaaaaagaaggggagaggggaagatagaaagaaaggaagaagaagagtgagagaaagaaggaaagaaggaaagagagacaaagaaaaagataaagataGCAAGAAGGAcgagagggaagggaaaagaaaagggagaaagaagagaaagaagtgagagcaaggagagaaaacagagaaaggaaggaaagataaagaaaggaaagaaggcaggcaggcCGGTGCCAGCGGGCAGTGGTGCAGGCCAGGATCCATCCCCCCGTGGAGAAGGTGCCCAGGGTCTCCCTGGGGAGacccgggggggtccgggggccGCAGCTCTCACCTTTGAGGCTGGAGGTGCCGACGGCAGGCACGGCGGGGCAGGAGGACTGGGCGAAGCACTTGAAGGCCGTCTGCTCGTTGGACGACTCGTCCGAGGTGGGGTTTTCCTTCTTCTGCCTCTCGTCGTACACCCGCATGGACTGCAGGGTCAGCTGCTTCCTGCGGGCACACGCACCCGCTGGGCGAGCggaccccagcacccccccaggaaccccccccagcaccccccatccCTTCCCCAGCCCGTTCTCATGTCCCTGTTTGGGGATGACTGGGGCAGGGGAATTAAGGGCTAAGGTCCCCtcgaggggggggcggggggggcgcgttTCTCGCAAGCAGGACTTGGCTGCTAATGAGAGGAGATTTCTTGGAAGCGGTGAGCAGCTCCTCAGCGAGGGCAGATATTAAAGACAAGGggcggaggggagagggaagcatTCCCTGGAGATTAGCTTTTAAAAGGCGAGGATGTTCCAGAGATATGAGCCATCTTAATGGTTGCTAAGATTGCTAGGAAGTGGTTATTTTGTTAGGCACTTTATGTAATCTTTTCACCAACAATTAACCCGGagtaaaaatctatttatatttaGAGAGAAATTAGAAATCATTTCCGTCCTGTGGCTCCagtgttggttttattttcacaCTGACGGACAAGAGGAGctggcgtgtgtgtgtgtgtgtgtgcatgctaggctcagtgctgggcagggAAAAAGGCCTCTTGTTTTACATTACATTTTCCCCCCCctcccgtttttttttttttttttttttttcttaaaaaaaacacaaccccacAGATTTATTCATTATCTAAACCCGAGTGCAAATGGCTAAAATATCCTGTCtgctgtaacaaaacaaaacaaaggcatCCACCATCAACCAAAAAACCCAtccctttctctgttttctctaatattaaatataaaaatcttgAGTCCCATTAAAACGAGTTCTGTCCATCTGTCTACCTGGGGTACAAACTGCATtctgctgcttttggaaaaaaataatcttctatcATTAATTACTTCCGTATTCATGAGACACCTCTGTCAAAACAGTTTATTTATATGTTTCTCCTCCACACTTTAGTCTTTTTGATACAGTCCTCGGGAAAATACCAGAGGAGATTCAACCAGCAACCAGCTCTGCCCTCACTTTTCCCTCTTTCCCAGTCCCAGATACAAGCTATAATGTATTATTCCCTCTCAAACTTTTAAGGGAACTTTTTTCCTGCGGTGATACTTGTTTAGTGTACCACCATTGCCCCTGCGATGTAAAAAATAAACgtgcaaagcagaaaagatttcCCATGCAATCAGTTTGGCGTTATTAATGACAAGATGCTTATGAATTTTGGTGGGGAGAAGTGTGGGTTGGAGGCCAGGCGAGGTGATTTTGACCTCTGCTCATGTTCTGAGCTTTACACATGAAAACCAAACGAGGAGCCTATATATAATCTTTTCAGActcaccttttttccctccttccattCCCGGTGTCTCGAAAACCTTTGGCAAAGGGGTTGTTGTCAATTTTTAATTGAGTGATCTATaggatgtagaaaaaaaaataggcaggAGGTTGGGgcataaataaaattttgtattttaaaacagcagcaaaaaacctCTCTCCCCAGTTCTGCCAGCGCCAGCAGGAccccagcaggagcaggacagggcagaGGGCAAAGGTCCTTGGTTTTGGGGTGAatctctgtgtttttctgagcTGGTTTGGAAGCAGCTCGCACCCATTCCCCCGGCTGGGCTGACCAGGGACCCGGGCTATGGTGGCAATGAAAGAGCCCCGTGTTGCTGCCACCGCATCGGAATTAATTTAGCCGTGCAATGCGATCCATGCAAGTTATGCCTGCGTTTAAAACTCTTTAAATGCCGTAATTAAACCACAAAGGAATCATACCCACCCCCTTACtataataaaatactttatataATCGCATTATGCtccgtgtgtgcgtgtgtgttggGGCGCTGGGGGTGCCAGGAGCCAGCTGATTTTTGGGGGCAGTGTGTGTGTAAATTTTTCGGTCAATGTTTGGGGGTTTCCTCGGAGTTCAGGTTATCGCAGGGAATGGCTATTTCTCCCTGCGtttggagggatggggggggatgCCAGGCACCCTGCAACTCCCCGTGCCTGCACGTACGATGCACGGAGGCGGCTCCAAAGCCCGTCCGGGGGCTCCCCTCGCTATAATGGGATGCGGGCGGTGGGAAAGGGGATGCCGCCTGCCCGCCACTCTGCTCCCGCTCCCGGTCCTGGGCTGGAACCCTCCAATTTGATCGGAGGGCAGGATCCCGAAGAGCAAACCCCTGCCTGCGGCTGAGCGCCGGGCAGGACCGGCCCTGGCTCCCGAGGcaccccccctccgcccccccctccccgcccccctccgcccccgCCGCACACGCGGGATCAGGAAAGAGCAGGAAAACCCACTGCTAAAACCCAGCAGGACTTTTAATCCAGGTGATCCCGGCCGTGCCGTCCGACCTGTCGGCGAGGCGACCCCACCGCGCCGGAGCCGAgggctccccgccgctcccgcacGCCACTTTCCGGGCGATTTCATGGCAATCAGACAAATATGCTCATTTCTGTCCTTCAACCAAGCCGGCCCCAGCTGATATCAGCAGGGCTGTTCATCCCGGTCTAAGTCCCAAAGCAAAGTCTACTTTCTGTACACACATTTTCTTTCCGTTTCCTTGCAAGCGCCCGGCCACAGAAAGAGAGGGAAACAGCCCGAGCCCCGAGGGAGAA is a genomic window of Athene noctua chromosome 17, bAthNoc1.hap1.1, whole genome shotgun sequence containing:
- the TBX3 gene encoding T-box transcription factor TBX3 isoform X1; this translates as MNIPMRDPVIPGTSMAYHPFLPHRAPDFAMSAVLGHQPPFFPALALPPNGAAALSLPGALAKPIMDQLVGAAETGIPFSSLGHQAAAHLRPLKTLEPEEEVEDDPKVHLEAKELWEQFHKRGTEMVITKSGRRMFPPFKVRCTGLDKKAKYILLMDIVAADDCRYKFHNSRWMVAGKADPEMPKRMYIHPDSPATGEQWMSKVVTFHKLKLTNNISDKHGFTILNSMHKYQPRFHIVRANDILKLPYSTFRTYVFPETEFIAVTAYQNDKITQLKIDNNPFAKGFRDTGNGRREKRKQLTLQSMRVYDERQKKENPTSDESSNEQTAFKCFAQSSCPAVPAVGTSSLKDLCPSEGDSDADSKDDPLLEASEAGKISTTTATTPAPASSAAAAGDDPREKGGSPSKSHFFPGDSAGSRSRERTEKAPPDSRHSPATISSSTRGGSLSGEELKSPLRDGPKVDENRLLGKEPFAPLTVQTDNTAHLSQGHLQNLGFPPALAGQQFFNPLGNGHPLLLHPGQFAMGGAFSGMAAGMGPLLATVSGASAGVSGLDNTVMATAAAQGLSGASAAALPFHLQQHVLASQGLAMSPFGSLFPYPYTYMAAAAAASSAASSSVHRHPFLNAVRPRLRYSPYPLPVPLPDGSSLLTTALPGLAAGSGEGKAGGLTTSPGSVPLDSASDLTSRSSTLSSGSVSLSPKLGADKEAATSELQNIQRLVSGLDPKQDRSRSGSP
- the TBX3 gene encoding T-box transcription factor TBX3 isoform X2, which codes for MNIPMRDPVIPGTSMAYHPFLPHRAPDFAMSAVLGHQPPFFPALALPPNGAAALSLPGALAKPIMDQLVGAAETGIPFSSLGHQAAAHLRPLKTLEPEEEVEDDPKVHLEAKELWEQFHKRGTEMVITKSGRRMFPPFKVRCTGLDKKAKYILLMDIVAADDCRYKFHNSRWMVAGKADPEMPKRMYIHPDSPATGEQWMSKVVTFHKLKLTNNISDKHGFVSVCTILNSMHKYQPRFHIVRANDILKLPYSTFRTYVFPETEFIAVTAYQNDKITQLKIDNNPFAKGFRDTGNGRREKRKQLTLQSMRVYDERQKKENPTSDESSNEQTAFKCFAQSSCPAVPAVGTSSLKDLCPSEGDSDADSKDDPLLEASEAGKISTTTATTPAPASSAAAAGDDPREKGGSPSKSHFFPGDSAGSRSRERTEKAPPDSRHSPATISSSTRGGSLSGEELKSPLRDGPKVDENRLLGKEPFAPLTVQTDNTAHLSQGHLQNLGFPPALAGQQFFNPLGNGHPLLLHPGQFAMGGAFSGMAAGMGPLLATVSGASAGVSGLDNTVMATAAAQGLSGASAAALPFHLQQHVLASQGLAMSPFGSLFPYPYTYMAAAAAASSAASSSVHRHPFLNAVRPRLRYSPYPLPVPLPDGSSLLTTALPGLAAGSGEGKAGGLTTSPGSVPLDSASDLTSRSSTLSSGSVSLSPKLGADKEAATSELQNIQRLVSGLDPKQDRSRSGSP